In Zingiber officinale cultivar Zhangliang chromosome 9B, Zo_v1.1, whole genome shotgun sequence, the genomic window acatttctggtatgtttaatatgcaagactgttcatagtaagttctcatgtatggatgttactatcatcagccataacttagtgttatgagtgatcattattttttccaacttattatgagtgttttgtatctaaattttattatttagtatctaaatatttttttctttgcaatgataggtgtctgtataaaaagatggtgaaagataccaagacaaagaaattcagatttatgaatcctcacaaactcccatatctggcaaaaacggcacaagacaaatcagttaagcttgaaaccctgaatcaaagggcaactcttttagcagataagctgacaagtgcatcaacagatcaactagtgttagtgccatgtaatgtcgggtaagcaagaagtaaaacatcactttcaattgcttcctttcgataatttattcaattttatgatctaatcctatgtatttgcctagtttccattggaatcttagtgttattgaaccttacaaggatgctatttacctgctggattccctaagttgccgcattcgcgatgatgattcaaaatacgtaatggaaatgtgagttcagatttcttttagtaaatatttattataataaaaatcttatttaacaaatattcttaacgtatgaagggccttaaaattgtttaattcaaccaagggaaggaaaggtaggaaaaatgttaagtgggaagtagttaaggtatgtgtacttttgtttaacatatattgtaatgtgtataattttcattaataatttgactctaattactatatataggctcctcaacaaccggatgcgaaacaatgtggtttttttgtgatgcgatttatgagagaaattattgaagaagttgagactattgagagagattcgctgcaatcaatagtaacattatttagcttatctcaaattatttgacataaactatttaaaattgcaaagtgatcagtgttgattattttttccattaacataaattgtgtatgctcacagttcacaaaaatagggtactctcgtgaacaaattgatgaggttcggtccgagttggcggagtgcatacaagatcatatttatgaataggtatggaatgatagttgccataattctatttagatttaagttcatggaatggtggttttttttggtggaatcatagttaatgccaatttttttgatgcagtgcatagttaccagatcgaccttgagcagttgaccccaaagaaaagttgtcactgaagtttaaaaacttgtgaaaatttttagtgaatgatgatgttttgtgaatgatgatgttttggaaaaattgtcacttaggtgaaaggatgttttctggattaatatgcaagtacaaagcactgtattatatgttattctgtaaagttacatcagtgtaaattatctagtttctttatctagcttttgttccactattgggtttgtttttctaataattactcgtgcagcaaaatactgagcaagaagtcgtagatcttataatcaggtaaagtagaaaaagttaactacttcattatgctttcatcttagtatttgtatatttgatttgtcttctttgaaccaacttcaagtcaaaaagccagatcctctagatagctgttaaaaataaggtattatttggtttgtcgatgatcttaatatttggtaatatttggtctttgatgctcacgacagagttccaacgctgcatgattaccttgttcaagcagattgctcgctgcctcagtagctcgcattttcaggtttgtttcatcattgatattccttctttttagtgttctatattaaaaggaaatactaactgtcgatgagattgttatcctcttgcttgaacatgaaccaaagtatataaatttgaccttttgatctgaaagtataaaaaaaagttaattggatactagtttttttttttttttgcagttgcatttgttgtattttcatatgtttctcagtgaacttctaaacaattcttttttcattaatttattaaggcttattataagtttcagtttgatggtgcaaattgttttcttttgtaatccatctgtttcttctttggtttaggaaagttgaagtgaatcccttgatagctgtttcataggtttgttccattattttccagtacgtactggaatcactatcaatagccctcaaggactgtttacaaccttgcaatcaaattaattggacttataatctaatgtatggtcatctggagcatgaatattggaggattcatgaatgactcttcggatgatgaatgtatgtcatttaatattggttcatgtatttatttagatacatcttgagtattcctataaataccctatgtatttaacaattcaaagatgaagaaaatcagaagtagttgaacactaacacttggacgccaacatttttgagttggcgcctagatttgaccatctaacagacacggctaaaggatcaacttctatgaacacccttaataacttatacagatatttgtgaacaattaggttggtggctatcatttatcctccctttttgttgttttttccatgtacccaatgcagctttcatttcaaaggttccaagctgatgaacaaggatgggtggacacaatccttttgataatattttatttcCTCAATAAGCTACAGTGTCTGAAGTGCTAAAATGTATAAAATTTTCACGTTAAACCCTCCTATTAGGGAACTGATTTTATTGTCCTAGTGGGTTGTTTACTACTATTAACATAATCTTCCTGTGTCCTAAACGATTCTTCCCAGAGATCACTCTTTAGGAGATACAAATATTCTAGTGCATATGTATTATTGTGCTGGACCTTTTCGTATGTTAATGTTTCTGCTCGATATTACAAATGTCAGAAGTTATCTGGTAAAATCTGAAGTCTCTCCTACACAGTCTCTGCTATGTAGTCCTGTATTTCAATGTTTTGCTTCAAATGTTACATGCTATAAATTGCAGGTACTATACCGATCCATCTGGCACATTCTGGCAATGCAATGCAAAAGCAATAGGATCTGGATCCGAAGGAGCTGATAGTTCTCTTCAAGAGCAATACAACAAGGTAGCTACTATGGCAATTTTAGATATACATGGCTGTGCAAGGCAAATTTGCTTTGACGGCAGCCTTCTCTATTGTGGCTACTTAGATCTATAGTAATTTTCTGTTTGTGGTATTGTGGTGGCGGTGATGAGAATAATTTCATGAGGGCGCTTGTTTATCCAGGACCTGTCCCTTCTGGAAGCTGAAACTATAGCTCTTTCCATCCTGAAACAAGTCATGGAAGAAAAGGTATATTTCTTGTGGTTTTTCTGTATCTACCTGCTTTAGAAGATAGATAAAGCATCCCTGTTATCAAACCTGGATTAGGTTCATTCAGGCTCCTGGTTAATGAATTATTACTTGGTCTATTTGGATAAACTAATCGGGTGTGCTTAGATGTTTACTTCTAAATCATATAAACACTGCATTTAAATATGATAAAGAGAGAATACACTATTCAATCTGGTACCAGCTGACCTGAATGTATGTTTTGGGTACTTTTGTATTAGACGGGTAAATTGGACTGATGCTTAAGGATCCAGTTCTagggtttcattttgttttacatAAATTGCAGAGTATTGCAACTTTTACATTGCTAATTACTCATTTGCATTAACAGGTAACCCCTAATAATGTTGACATTGCAAAGGTGGCTCCTACTTACCATCTATATACACCTGCCGAGGTTAAAGATGTCATTTCTCGCCTTTGATCGGCAAGGCCATTTATCTTGTTATCTGCGTTTCTTCGTACTTCATACTACTTGCTAGATTGCTGTTTAATTGTGCTGGATGCTGTGACCTTATTGTGTTCTGGTTGCTTATCCACTGAACCATATTCCGTTCAAAGAAGTTTAGTAATGTCATCTGCA contains:
- the LOC122023072 gene encoding proteasome subunit alpha type-5-like, with the protein product MSEVIWYYTDPSGTFWQCNAKAIGSGSEGADSSLQEQYNKDLSLLEAETIALSILKQVMEEKVTPNNVDIAKVAPTYHLYTPAEVKDVISRL